AAGAGCGTGATACTCCGCGAACTGGATTTCAGCACCGGGTTTTACTACGATTGGAACACCTTCCTGGAAATTCTCCTTGCCGACGAAAAGAAAATTTATAACCTGCAGCTCTTTACTTCTGTGGACATCACACCTCTGATCACCGGGGACAGTGAAGTAGAGATTTTGATCACCGTCAAGGAGCGTTGGTACATTTTACCGCAGATTATTTTTGAGTTGGCAGATAGAAACTTTGCCGAATGGTGGACCAATCAGGGCAGGGATTTTTCCCGAGTCAACTTTGGCCTACGCCTCAGCCATAGCAATGTGGGTGGAAGAAATGAAAAACTGAAGTTTGCAGGTCAGCTGGGTTTCACCAAAGCCTTAGACCTACAGTACAGCATTCCATACATTGATAAAAAACAAAAGCATGGATTGGCCGCTCAGATCAATTTCCGTGAAAACAAAACTATTCCGCTCAAATCCGAATACAACAAGCAGGTCTTTTACACGGATGAAAATGAGGATATCATCAAGAAAAGCTTTGCGGCAGCACTTCGGTACACCTACAGAAGGAGTTACTACAATTACCATTTTCTGACCTTGGGCTATAGCAATACCTGGGTGGATCCGGAGGTGCTGGAAGTCAACCCCGATTACTTTCAGCATGGTAGCAATAAACTGCGGTATGCCTACGCCACCTACACCTTCAGACACGACCGCAGGGACAATGTATCCTATGCTACCAGTGGGGAGTTCCTTCAGGCTTCGGTGACCAAGTACGGCATCATCTACACCGAGGAACTCGATGAAGTAGAGGTCAATCTGACTGCCAATAAATATTTCAAAATATCTGATAAGTTTCACTTCAACACCGGGCTTACTGCAGATTGGTTTCTGAGTCAAAGCCAGCCTTATACTTTAGTGAGAGGAATTGGCTATCGCCCAAATTTCATTCGAGGCTATGAGTTAAATGTAGTCGAAGGGCAGCAGCTGTATGTTCACAAAAACAGTTTTAGGTGGAAATTTGTAGACTGGAAAATCGACCTATCTGACATGATCAGCCTGGAGCAGTTCAATACCATTCCTATTCGCCTATACCTCAGCGCCAATTTTGATCATGGCTATGTGAAGGATAGAAATCATATCCCTGAAAACTCCAGACTCGCCAACAAGTACTTGATGGGGTATGGAACCGGGATAGATCTGGTAGGATTCTATGATGCTGTATTGAGGTTTGAATACTCTTTCAACAACAGTGGAGAGGGGAATTTCTTCTTCAATTTTAATGCTCCCTTCTAATCTTGCTTCTCTACCTTCTGCTAAAACTTAAAAAATAAAGCAGGCCAAAATTATCTGAAAACCAAGTTTTTAACTAAATTAGTTAAGCACTTTTTTTCAGCTATCATGAAGCATCTGATTTTTCTAAGCTTCCTGCTTTTAATTCAGACTAGCGTAATGGCGCAGATCAGCCCCATTACACAGGTTCATGGTGCCAGGGCTCAAGCCATGGGAAATATGCGTGTGCACGGCAAGGATGCCTGGAGCTATTTCAATAACCCTGGTGGCTTAGCCTATCTAGAGCAAGCGCAGATCTCCACGGGATTTGACCATAGGTATGGGCTCAAAGAGCTGAGCACTTTGGATCTCACTGGCAGTTTCCCTACCGAACACGGAGTACTAGCCCTTGGCGTTTCACGCTTTGGAGGAAAGCTATTCAATCAACAAAGTCTCGGAATCGCCTTTGCCAATAAGCTGGGCATTGTGGCCATCGGAGGGAAGGCGGAGTGGTTTCAAACCCAAATGGAAGGCTTCGGAACCGGCAATAATCTAATTCTTAGCCTGGGAGGTATCGCCGAGCTAAGCCCTGAGTTTTCAATTGGAGCGAGCTTTTTCAATTTAAACCGGGCAAAACTAAGTCAGGCAACAGAGGAAAGATTGCCTACTGGGATTTCCATGGGCATCAACTACCAACCCGTACCACAACTTCAGCTTCAGGCCGAGGTGGAAAAAGATATTGAGGTAAAGCCAGTAGTCAAGCTGGGGATTGAGTATGTCCTTCGTGATTGGGTTTTACTCCGCACAGGCATCAACAGCAATCCTTCGAGGATGTTCTTTGGACTAGGAATTAAGCTGGATCAACTGAGTTTTGACTATGCATATGGGCAAAACCAACCTCTGGGTACCACACATCATATTAGTTTAGGGCTCAAATTGGGAAAGTGATGTTGAGGATTGCGCTGGTGTTTTGGTTTATAGTACTTTCACTTCCATGGGTTTTGGCCCAAAATCCTCCGCGGGAAGAAATAGACATTGAAGATTTTATTGAACGGCTGTTCCCGGTTCAGGATGATGATCTGGATTTCGAATCCATTTACGAGGTACTTTTTCAGTTGTACCAAAACCCAATAGCCATTAACCAAGCCAGTGCAGAGGTGCTCGCAGCAAGTTACCTTTTGGCACCAGATCAAATCAACAACCTCATTGCGTATCGGGAGAATAATGGCCCACTGATTTCCCTGTATGAGTTGCAGGCAGTTCCTGGTTTTGACCTCAACACCATCCAGCGAATCCTGCCTTTTCTCAGTATTTCCGCAGGGCTAAATACCCAAACACAACCGCTGTGGAAGAGAATAGTCACCGAAGATCAAGCCTACCTCCTATTCCGACACCGAAGGGTATGGGAAAAGCGGCGGGGTTTTACGCCTGCTGATACCAGTTCCACGGGTAAAGTTTCCAGTCGCTATCTGGGCGATCCCAATGATTTATACCTCAGGTTTAGAATCCAACATCCCAGAGACTTCAGTATTGGAATCACACTGGACAAAGATCCCGGAGAGCAGTTTAAATGGGAAACAAAATCTGCCCGTTATGGCTTTAACTTTCTGTCATTTCATCTGGTGAAATATTATATCGGCAAATGGAAAACCATTGCTTTAGGTGATTTTCAGGCTCAATTTGGTCAAGGGCTGGTTTTTGGTGCCGGCTATGGCTTGGGCAAAGGTGCTGAAACTGTGCCTACAGTGAGAAAAAGCAGTGTGGGAATCCTCCCCTACACTGCAGCGCTGGAATTTGGCTTTTTTAGGGGCACGGGGATCACCTACCAAAGCGGAAAATGGCAGGCCAGCCTCATTGCTTCTTTTGCGCCAAGGGATGGAAGGATTGCAGCGGAGCGGGACACCTTAGAAAATGAAGATTTGACCATAAGTTCATTTAACCAGAGTGGCCTGCACAGAACAGAGAGTGAATTGAGCACCAAAAATCAATTCCGTGAATTTAGTCTGGGTGGAAACGTACAGTTTGCTCCCAATTCCAAACTGCAAGTAGGCACAAATTACCTGTTTACCCGTTTTGATCACCCTTGGGTAAAAACGCCCACTCCTTACAATCAATTTGATTTTGCAGGTAAACAAAACTCAGTCGCAAGTCTTTACCTGAATTACAATTGGAAGAATTTCTTCTTTTTTGGAGAAAGCGCGCAATCTGCATCTGGAGGAACAGGCACCATTTTAGGCCTGGTTTCCAGTCTTAGTAGGCAGATTGACTTTTCTTTGCTTTGGAGGAAATACTCGCGCGACTTTCACAGTTTTTATGCCAATGCATTTGCAGAAGCGACACGGCCTGCAAATGAGCAGGGCGTGTATTTGGGGGTTGAGATCAAGCCTATTTCGAAGTGGAAAATCAATGCCTATTACGATTTCTTCAAGTTCCCTTGGTTGCGGTACCGGGTGTATGCACCATCGGTAGGGTATGAATGGTTAGGCAGAATTACCTTCAGCCCAAACCGGTCCCTCAGTGCATTTTTTCAGATCCGGGAAGAACAAAAAGACAGAAATCTAGCAGACTCGGGTGAGCCTGCCCTGACCTACCAAGTGAAGCCGGTAAACAAGGTCAATGGTACGCTGAGTTTTCAATATCAGGTCAACAAAGCCTTTTTCATCAGGTCAAGGATTTTATTTTCCAGGATCAACTTTAATGAGAAAAAAAGTACAGGCTTTCTGATGTTTCAAGATGCGCAGTATCAATTTGGAAAATCCAGAATCACGGGAAGAATTGCACTATTCGACACAGATGATTACGATTCTAGACTTTATGCTTATGAAAACAATGTACTCTGGACCTTTTCCATCCCTCCGTACTTTGGCCAGGGGATGCGCTATTATGTGGTAGCTCAGCATCAACTTACTCCCCAGCTCACTGCGTATTTCCGCTTTGCCAAAACCAACTACACCGACCGGGAAAGCATAAGCTCAGGCTTACAGACTATAGAAGGTTCCGCCCAGACTGAAACTACTTTTATGCTCAGGTACATGCTTCATCCTTAAATTTCCATCAATGGTATTCATCTGGCCTTAGATTTTTGATAATTTGTCATCAAACCACCAAACCCTATGAATAAAAAACTACTACTCGGTGCATTTTTGCTGTTTTCGCTAAAACTAGCCTATGGACAAAGCCTAAATCTATCCGAAATGAACAAGCAGGATGGATTCGTTCCTTTTTATCTGGATGAAGAAAAAGGGAAAATATATCTAGAAATAGACAAGCTAGATGAGGAGTTTTTATACGTCAACTCCCTGACAGCCGGAATAGGATCCAATGACATCGGTCTGGACCGTGGGCAGTTAGGGAACACCAGAATCGTGGAATTCAGAAAGACCGGAAACAAGGTCTTTTTGGTACATTTAAATTACGACTTCAGAGCTTACTCTGACAATCCTGCGGAGGTACAATCTATCAAAGATGCCTTTGCTGAATCCGTCTTGTGGGGCTTCGAAATCACGCAAGTTGAAGGTGAAAAAATCATAGTAGACGCCACTAGCTTTTACCTTCAGGATGCCCATGGAGTCGCTGATCGACTGAGCAGAGGCAGACAAGGTTCATTTCGAACAGATGCAAGTCGCTCCGCTCTTTATCTCCCCATGACCAAAAACTTTCCGGAAAACACAGAAGTGGAAGCTACTATTACTTTGACTGGTCAGGCCACCGGATCTTACCTAAGGTCGGTCACGCCTAGTCCGGATGCGGTGACTGTAAGGCAGCGGCATTCCTTTATACAGCTTCCTGATGATGAATATCAGCCTAGGGAATTTGACCCGCGCGGCGGATTTGGAAGTATTTCCTACATGGATTTCACCACTCCTATAGCTGAACCCATCATGAAGCGGTTTATCGCCAGACATAGGTTAGTCAAAAAAGACCCAAGCGCTGCTGTTTCAGAAGTAGTGGAACCTATCATTTATTACTTAGACCGGGGCACTCCAGAGCCAGTAGCTTCAGCCCTTATCGAGGGAGGAAACTGGTGGAGTCAGGCCTTTGAAGCCGCTGGGTTTAAAGATGCTTTCCGGGTAGAGCTTGCTCCAGAAGGCATGGATCTAATGGATATTCGCTACAATGTAATCCAGTGGGTTCATCGCTCTACCAGAGGTTGGTCCTATGGGGCTAGTGTACGTGATCCCAGGACTGGGGAAATTCTCAAAGGACATGTTTCTTTGGGATCGCTACGGGTAAGGCAGGATTACCTGATCGCTCAGGGACTGTTACAGCCCTTTGAGGAAGGAGCACCGGCAAATCCAGAGATGCTGAAATTGGCAGTGGCCAGGTTAAAACAATTATCTGCACACGAAATCGGTCACACCATAGGTCTGGCCCATAGCTACGCTACTTCAGCAGACGGTAGATCCTCTGTGATGGACTACCCTTACCCATTGATTACTGAAACTGCCTCTGGTGAACTAGACCTCAGTAATGCTTACGATGACAAGATCGGCGCTTGGGACAAATGGGCCATCACCTACGGGTACGGTGTACCTGCCCCGGGAGTGAGTGAGGAAGAATTTATTGAAAAAACCCTTACCGACACCTATGCTGCCGGACATCAGTTTATCACAGACTCAGACTCCAGAGCTACAAGTGGTGCGCATCCTCAGTCTCACCTTTGGGACAATGGCAGCAGTGCCCCTGAAGAACTGGAAAGAATGCTAAGTCTAAGAGCTAATAGAATGGAGACATTTGGACTGAATGCCATCCCTGAAGGCCAGCCGCATGCGCTTTTGGAAGAGATATTTGTACCACTGTACCTCATGCACCGGTATCAGATTGAAGCTACAGCCAAGCTTATTGGAGGTGTAGACTATAGATACAAAATAAAAGGCGACAATCAGCCCAATCATGGTTTAGTACACCTGGCTGATCAGGAGGCTGCTCTGGAAACCCTACTCAAAACCATCTCTACCGAAAACCTACTTGTGCCAGACCATATCCTGAAGTTAATTCCACCTAGACCCTTTGGCTATGGCAGCAATCGGGAAACATTTGTATCCAGAGTAAGTCCGATATTTGACCCTATAGCACCGGCAGAAGCCATAGTGGACCTTACTTTTGATTTTATGCTCAATGGTGCAAGAGTGAACAGGGTATACCTGCAGCATTTGCAGGACAGCAGATTGTTTGGTCTGAATGAAATGCTTACACAAATGGAGGAGCAGGTTTTTGGGAGCAACAAAACTGGAGATCTCAGCCTAGAGATAAGCCTAATGACCCAATCCAAATATGTGGATCACCTGATCGCTTTAGCAAAAAACGCTGAGGTGTCCAATACCGTCAGAGCAATAGCAAGAGGAAGGTTACACTCCATTTCCAATCGCCATGGCCGTCCAAATGAAAGTTGGAATCCCGCAGACCAGCACGCCATGTACCTCGGCGAAAAAATCCAAAGCTTTTTGGAACTGCCAGAGGAGCTTACGGTTCAGGAAACCCTTAAAGCACCAGACGGTTCCCCCATTGGGATGGATATCATGAGCTGTGATTTCGATTATTAAAGAAATTAGCTGAACAAATAGATTTAAAACCTGCCGCACAGCAGGTTTTTTTAGTATAAGCCATAAGTTTGATTCATCCTGAGGTACAATTGACCGACTGCAATGCCAAGTGATGGGACCAATCTCTAGTATTTTGATAAATTTGCTGGCAGATTGATTCATATAGGTGCGGAAAAAGAAACTTTCTTTTCCACTCCCTGTTAAACTATCCAAACTACTTTGATTGTATGAGCAACCCATTATTGGTGGATTTCACCACTCCTTTTGAAACTGCCCCTTTTGATAAAATCACCCCAGATCATTTCCTCCCTGCGATTAAAGCAGCTATCAGCGAAGCAAAGCAGGACATAGCAAACATAAAAAGCCAAGAACTGCCTACATTTGAAAATACAATTGAGGCCTTGGATGCATCAGGTAAGCGACTAGGAATCATCTCAGGCATATTTTTCAATTTGAATTCTGCCGAAACCAATGATGAGATTCAAGCATTGGCAAGAGAAATCTCCCCTCTATTGACAGAGCATAGCAATGACATCTTGCTAGACCAGGAGTTATTTCAGCGCGTAGCTCAGGTTTTTGAAATAAAGGAAACCCTGAAACTCAGCCCGGAACAGACAACGCTATTAGAAAAGACCTATAAATCATTCGTCAGAAATGGCGCAAAATTAGATACTGAGAAAGCAAAAGAATTAAGGCAACTGGACCAAAGCCTGGCCAAAGCCTCCCTGCAATTTGGCGAAAATGTACTGGCCGAAACCAACAAATATGTGCACTTCGTTTCGGAAGAAAAGGATCTGGATGGATTGCCTGAGGGCATCAAAGAAGCTGCTGCGCAAATAGCAGAAGAAAAAGGCAAACCTGGCAACTGGGCTTTCACACTTGAATATCCAAGCTATATTCCAGCCATGACCTACGCCAAAAACCGGGAACTCAGAAAAACCCTGTTTATGGCCTTTGGCACGCGCTGCGCAAAGGGTGATGAACTGGACAACCAGGAAATAATCAAAGAAATCCTGAATCTCCGGCATCAACGTGCAAAACTTTTAGGCTACAAAAGCCACGCGGATTTCGTGCTGGAAGAAAGAATGGCAAAAAGTCCTGCCCAGGTGATGTCCTTTTTGGATGAACTGCTGGTAAAGGCCAAGCCTAAGGGGAAAGAAGAAGTAGCCGAACTAGCTGCCTATGCCCAGAAGCTTGACGGCTTGGATCAATTGGAAAGATGGGACTTTGCCTATTATTCCGAATTGCTCAAAAAACAGAAATACGAAATTGACGATGAGCTGCTACGCCCATTTTTCCAACTGGAAAAGGCCATTGATGGCGTATTCCTAACGGCAGAAAAACTCTACGGAATCACCTTCACTGCAAACCCGGACATCCCGGTTTATCACAAAGACGTCACCGCCTATGAAGCCAAGGACAGCAATGGAAATTTCCTCGCAGTATTCTATGCGGACTTTTTCCCAAGACCTGGCAAAAGAAACGGTGCCTGGATGACCAGCTATCGTGGGCAAAGCCTGAAAAACGGACAGGAAGTGCGTCCGCATGTGTCCATTGTGTGTAACTTCACCAAACCTACCAAGTCCAAACCCAGCCTATTGACATTCAATGAGGTGACCACTCTGTTCCATGAATTCGGACATGCGCTGCATGGAATGATGGCAAAGGGTAGTTACGAATCTCTTTCGGGAACCAGTGTTTACTGGGATTTTGTGGAGCTTCCCTCGCAGATTTTTGAAAACTGGTGTTACGAAAAGGAATGTCTGGATCTCTTTGCTAAACACTACGAGACCGGTGAGAAAATCCCTGAAGACCTGATAGAAAAAATCAAAAAAGCTGCAAACTTCCAGCAAGGCTACCAAACCCTGAGACAGCTTAGTTTTGGGTTATTGGATATGGCTTTCCATAGTCAGGACCCAGTTCAGATTCAGGATGTTCCCGCATTTGAAAGAGAAATAATGGAACCTACAGACCTACTGCCCAAGGTACCAGGTACAGTAATGAGTACTTCTTTCGGACATATTTTCCAGGGTGGGTATGCCGCCGGATATTACAGCTATAAATGGGCTGAAGTGCTGGATGCTGATGCTTTTGAGCTATTCCAGGAGAAGGGTGTTTTTGATCAAGAAACAGCCAAATCCTTTGTGAAAAATATTCTTTCTGCCGGCGGTACTGAGCATCCGTCCATACTCTACAAGAGGTTCAGAGGCAGGGAACCGAAGCAGGATGCCTTACTGAAGCGTGCCGGATTAATTTCGAAATAAGCCTTATCTTCAATCAACTGAACTTGTTTTCCCATGACTTCCACAGGTTATAAAATGCCGCCATACCTTAAAGCGCTGACAGTGATGATTTTCATCATTGTATTAGTGTTTTTCCTCATTGTAGGCAAAAGCCTGCTGGTACCTTTATTCATGGGGGGATTCTTTGCCATATTATTCACTCCGCTAGCAATGTGGCTGGAGTCCAAAAAAGTACCGAGAATCCTATCTTGTGTGATTTCACTTCTGATGATGACCGCGCTTGTAGGTGGACTGTTGACTTTCGTGATCAGTAATGTGGCTAGTTTTACCAAAGATTTTGATAATGTCTCCGGTAGGATTACGGAATATGCCAGGGAGTTTGATGATTGGACCCAGGAAACGTTTGCTTACGACGCGGCACTTCGGGACAAAGCCAATACAGATTATCTGAAAAATATCCTCACTGAAAACAGCTCCAGCATATCAGACTTCGCACTGAAAACCGTGGGTTCGATGACCGGTTTGGTACTGATTCCTGTTTTCATGTTCTTTTTCCTCCTGTATAGGGATCATCTCACTCAGGTAATAATTCAGATCTATAGAGATAAAGATCCCGAACTGGTCAAAATGCGGATCACCAGCCTGAGAAAAGTAATCCTAAATTACATAGTAGGCGTGGTGAAGGTAATGGGGATTTTGGCGATTCTGAACATCACTGCATTCTCCATCTTAGGCATCAAGCATGCGGTGTTTTTTGGGACTTTGGGGGCTATACTGAATATCATTCCTTATGTAGGCCCCTTCTTTGGTGCCATGCTCCCAATGGTCTATTCCTTCCTGACCAAGGATAGTTTATTCTATCCTGCAGGGGTATTAGTCAGCTATCAGATTATCCAAATGATAGAAGGTAATATTCTCACACCAAAGATTGTAGGAGGAAATGTCAATCTAAATGCATTCATCACCTTCCTAGGTTTGATTATAGGAGGTACGATATGGGGAGTGGCAGGGATGATCCTGGTGATTCCTATGATGGCCATTTTGCGGGAAATATTTGATCTTTCTGATGCTACCAGACCCTTTGCTTTACTATTGGGAGAGGAAAAAGTTGAAAACCAGAATTCTGAAGAGGAACAAGAAGCCGAAGAAGTAGAAAACGAAAATGAAAAGTAAAATAGTTATTGGCATCGCTCTATGTGGCCTATTGATATCCTGCGACACGGAGGAAAACAAAAAAGGCCGTTTTCTCCTGAAAGGAAACGAGAAACTGGATGAGAATGATCCAAAAGGAGCAATGGAGTTTTATGCGGAAGCCATAGAAATTGACTCCACGTATGCAGATGCCTATTACAATAAAGCAGTGGCGCATCTGCAGCTCAACCAACTTCAGGAAAGTATTGCGGATTTGACTTTGGCCATAACTTACAAGCCTGCTTACCGAGACGCATACTTCCAAAGAGGCCTGAATTACCTGGATAACGGGGAGTTTTACAAAGCCAGGGAAGATGCTGCATTTCTTCTCAACAATGATGGGGACAACTGGAAAAGTCACTTCCTGAACGGCTTGGTTTTGGAGAAGCTAAAGGAATATTCTGCCGCGCTGGACTCCTTTAAAAAGGCTTCGGATCTCAACCCTGATAATTCTGACCTGCAGGTAAACCAGGCGACCATGCTGTACTACTTGAAGGATTTTGACTCAGCATTAGAAATTCTGGAAAAAGCTGAGCTCAACAATCCTATGGAAGCCAATCTTTTCAATCTACGATCCATGATTTACTTTGACCAGGACCAGTATAAAAAGGCGCTGGAAGAAGTGGAAAAGGCCATAACATTAAATAATGGCCAAGCCTATTTCTATAATAATAAGGGCTTATACCTGCTGTTCTTAGGCGATACAGAGCAAGGTTTGGAGTTAATTAACCAAAGCATCAGAATGGACTCAAACAATCCATATGCGCTCCGAAACAAGGGGATTTACTATGTGATGCAAGGAGAAAAAACCACTGCGCTACAGTACTTAGAAGAACTGAATAATAACTATCCAGAAATGGAACTGGTAACTGAGTATCTTGAAAAAGCTCAGGCGCTTTGATTCCGCTCTAAAATAGCCTCCCGAATCACTTTCAACAATTCCGAGGCATCGATCGGCTTGGCTACGAACCCATCAAACCCATACTCGTTGATGCGGTCCATGATCTCCAGCTTCGCGGCGGCAGTCAGGGCAATTACCGGCAGGTCTGAAAACTTTTTGATGGCCGCTGTGGCTTCAAATCCATCCATTTCAGGCATCTGAATATCCATCAAAATACAATCAAAATCAGTTTTCTTTACAGCTTCTACGGCTTCTCTGCCATTGTGCACACGTTCAAAACTATACCCCCACTTCTTGATGATCTTACCCAGTACGAGTGCGTTGACATCGTTATCTTCTGCCAGGAGTAAATGCAAAGAGGAAATAGTGCTAGGGATCAAACCTACTTTACCCGGGTCAGAAAGTGGCTGATTCATGACATCCAACTCCAACTCAAAAGAAAACTCACTTCCCTCTCCCACTTTAGACTTCAGGTGGATTTCACTTCCCATAAGGTTTAGTAGCTTTCTGGTAATCGATAGTCCTAAGCCTGTTCCTCCATATTTGGTACTGAAAGTGGGTTTTACCTGATCAAAGTCATTAAAAATCCTTTCTTGATCTTCTGGAGCTATACCTATTCCTGAGTCTTTCACTTGGAAGTAAACTTTAGCTCTCGAGTCCATTTTATCGATCAGCTTCACTTTCACTTCTACTTTCCCATCTCTGGTAAATTTCAGGGCATTGGTAATTAAATTATTGAGAACCTGTGCCAATCGGGTTTTGTCTGCATTCACTAGGATATCCAAGCCTTCATCCATCTCTAGAGCTAGGGTATTTTTGGTATCCTTGGCATGGAATGATAAGCCCTGTATGATTTGATTCACCAGAGAATCAAGTAATAATGGAGCCTTTTCAATCTTAAGCTTACCGGCTTCTATTTTTTGAAAATCAAGTAGATCATTGATCATGGTGATCAGGTTTTCTACCGCAAAGTTGATCGTAGTGAGGGCGTCTTTTTGGTGATGCTGAGGATTATCCTGCATCAAGGAGTAGGTAGATCCCGATATTGCGTTCAATGGTGTTCTCAACTCATGACTGATCATGGATAGAAATTCCGATTTAACCTGATTGGCTTTTTCTGCCGCTTTTCTGGAATCATCCAGCTGGGTCTCAAATTCTTTTTGGGCAGTGATATCTGTCAAATACCCATACCAAACCATATCTCCATTGGACAACACTTCTGGTCTAGCAGCACCCAATACCCAATGATAATCTTCTGAATCGCCTCTTTTGACCCTGAACTGGCATTGCCATGGCTGTAGGGTTTTTGCGGAGCTCACAGAACTCATAACTACCTGCCCCAAATCCATTGGGTGGACTTTGGCTATAGCACTGGAAATATCAGAAAAGCTGGTGATTTCCTCTGGACTCATTCCCAAAATCGTGGCTATTCCTTTGGACAAAAAGGAAAAACTCATCTTCCCTTCCTGATCCAATACCATCTGGTATAAGCCTCCAGGCACCTGATCGGTTAGATTTTTCAAAAATTGGCTGCTTTCTTCCAGGTTTTTTTCAAGGGCTACCTTGTCAGAAATATCCTTAAAACTCAGCAGAATAAGTTCATTATTGTCCAAGTCAGCGGGAGTGGCATTTATTTCCAGGATAAGTTCATTCTCCTTTCCACTTACTAGTGAAGCAGTTTTCAATTGCTCTTTTCCGAGCTTCAGCCATTCCCTCCACAGATTCCTATCGCTAAACAGGAACCCTGTTTCTCTCAAATGATAGAGTTTTTCGTCCTGAGAAAACCCGAACAAGGAAAGTGCCTTTTTATTAGAAAAGCACACTTCTCCATCTGGCTTGGCCACCACATAGGCTTCTTGAGCATCATTGAGTAATTGAAGCAACTCTTCCTGGGTAGGCAGGCCATTGGTGGTGATGGTTTTGCCTTTATAGAATAGGTAGTAATTGGAAGAATTGTCCTGTGGCTGTTCAAAGCTGAATTCATATTTACTTCCCTCAAATTCAAATAAAATCTGCTCTTTGAAGAGAAAGGAATTCACATCAATGCCAAGTTGAATCAGCGTTTTGTCTTTCAGGCTATGCCCAATATTTTCTTCAAATGATTCATTCGTATAAAAAATCTCATAAGGGTAAAAATCATTTGCCAAAAAAACCATCTCAGAGGATTCTAGGATGATCTTTTTGAAAATGTTGTTGATACTATTTCCCTGCATGATGGATTTTTTAGGGAATGTGAATCCCCCTTGGTGAATTGCATTTTACAATAACACAAACATACACCAATATGCATTTCATATCAAGCTTTTTGCCTTACAAATATATTTTTTGGAAGAATATTTGACAAAAAGCAAACGACCAAGCCGGGTGAAGGGGTAGTTTTACCAAATTTCAGGACAAAAAAAAACCGTGGGATGACCACGGCTTTTTCACTGAATTAAACCTAGTTGTTATGATTTCGCTTTGATTAGGTTTAGTGCAGAACCTGCTTTAAACCAATCAATTTGACCTTCATTATAAGTATGATTCACCTGAATGGTATCGTATGACCCATCAGCATGATTCAAGACCACTTGCAGTTGCTTACCTGGAGCAAAGTCTGTGAGTCCAAGAATATCAATGCTATCGTCCTCCTGAATCAGTTCATAGTCTGA
This genomic window from Algoriphagus sp. TR-M9 contains:
- a CDS encoding POTRA domain-containing protein, which codes for MILKNKNSIYFAFIAFAFLWLSWGPTAQAQGDTSLAPAQLSSTPDSVKVNNIFIIGNEKTRKSVILRELDFSTGFYYDWNTFLEILLADEKKIYNLQLFTSVDITPLITGDSEVEILITVKERWYILPQIIFELADRNFAEWWTNQGRDFSRVNFGLRLSHSNVGGRNEKLKFAGQLGFTKALDLQYSIPYIDKKQKHGLAAQINFRENKTIPLKSEYNKQVFYTDENEDIIKKSFAAALRYTYRRSYYNYHFLTLGYSNTWVDPEVLEVNPDYFQHGSNKLRYAYATYTFRHDRRDNVSYATSGEFLQASVTKYGIIYTEELDEVEVNLTANKYFKISDKFHFNTGLTADWFLSQSQPYTLVRGIGYRPNFIRGYELNVVEGQQLYVHKNSFRWKFVDWKIDLSDMISLEQFNTIPIRLYLSANFDHGYVKDRNHIPENSRLANKYLMGYGTGIDLVGFYDAVLRFEYSFNNSGEGNFFFNFNAPF
- a CDS encoding PorV/PorQ family protein → MKHLIFLSFLLLIQTSVMAQISPITQVHGARAQAMGNMRVHGKDAWSYFNNPGGLAYLEQAQISTGFDHRYGLKELSTLDLTGSFPTEHGVLALGVSRFGGKLFNQQSLGIAFANKLGIVAIGGKAEWFQTQMEGFGTGNNLILSLGGIAELSPEFSIGASFFNLNRAKLSQATEERLPTGISMGINYQPVPQLQLQAEVEKDIEVKPVVKLGIEYVLRDWVLLRTGINSNPSRMFFGLGIKLDQLSFDYAYGQNQPLGTTHHISLGLKLGK
- a CDS encoding helix-hairpin-helix domain-containing protein, giving the protein MLRIALVFWFIVLSLPWVLAQNPPREEIDIEDFIERLFPVQDDDLDFESIYEVLFQLYQNPIAINQASAEVLAASYLLAPDQINNLIAYRENNGPLISLYELQAVPGFDLNTIQRILPFLSISAGLNTQTQPLWKRIVTEDQAYLLFRHRRVWEKRRGFTPADTSSTGKVSSRYLGDPNDLYLRFRIQHPRDFSIGITLDKDPGEQFKWETKSARYGFNFLSFHLVKYYIGKWKTIALGDFQAQFGQGLVFGAGYGLGKGAETVPTVRKSSVGILPYTAALEFGFFRGTGITYQSGKWQASLIASFAPRDGRIAAERDTLENEDLTISSFNQSGLHRTESELSTKNQFREFSLGGNVQFAPNSKLQVGTNYLFTRFDHPWVKTPTPYNQFDFAGKQNSVASLYLNYNWKNFFFFGESAQSASGGTGTILGLVSSLSRQIDFSLLWRKYSRDFHSFYANAFAEATRPANEQGVYLGVEIKPISKWKINAYYDFFKFPWLRYRVYAPSVGYEWLGRITFSPNRSLSAFFQIREEQKDRNLADSGEPALTYQVKPVNKVNGTLSFQYQVNKAFFIRSRILFSRINFNEKKSTGFLMFQDAQYQFGKSRITGRIALFDTDDYDSRLYAYENNVLWTFSIPPYFGQGMRYYVVAQHQLTPQLTAYFRFAKTNYTDRESISSGLQTIEGSAQTETTFMLRYMLHP